The following nucleotide sequence is from Deinococcus betulae.
TGGCCGTGGACGGCGGCCAGGTCACCGTGACGGTGACGGTGCAGGGCGAGCGGCAATACCGCGTGACGAGGCCCGAATGAACACTCTTGCGCTGCGCCGCGCGCTGGTGCTGGGGGCGTTTGTGGCGATGCCGCTGCTGCTGGGGTGGCAGGCGCAGCAGGACCGCGCCGCCCGGACCCGCACCGCCCACACCTATACCCAGGCCGTCACGGACGCCGCGCGCCGTGCCTGGCAGGACGACCCTGGTAAGCCGTTTCTGGAGGTGGGCAGCGTGGAAAGCTGTCTGGGTCCCGCCTACCGTGGCGTGGCGGCTCCGGCGCGGCTCACGGCCTGCGAGGTCTCGCGGCTCCCGAACGGGTTTGAAGTCACGCTGACCCTGGGGACCCTGACCCTCTCTACCACCGCCCCCTGAGGGCCAGCACCATATTGGTGACCCCTTCGTTGAGCACTGGTGGCGGGGTCGAGACGCCCCTCAGGGCATCCTGAATCTCAGCAACCATTAGGGTAAAGACCTTGGCCTCGCCCCCTGTCAGCCGCCAGAGTTGATACCCGCTCTCATCGGTGGGCAGGGCGGCGTCGCGGAGAGGCAGGTAGCCCAGTTCAGTTTGCCCACGGCCCGGCCCAGACTGAGGTCACGGCAAGCCGTCCACGCGGACGTGCAGGGTTGGGCCCTCTGGACCATCGTCGCGGCGCGGAAGTCAGCCGGGTGCTGGCGGGTTCCTGCGGGCGGATGCGGGACAGCCAGCGCTACCGGGCGGCAAAGGGAAGGGTCGTCATGGTGCCTGGCGTAAAGTGTGTGGCGGCGCTCTGACCTGGACTTCCCGGCGCAGCCCCCAGTCCGGCAGCTGGTCCGCGGGCTCCTTTTAACCGCGTTCCAAGGTCGCGCTTCACGGGCCCTGAGGTCTCATACTCAGAGACCGATGAACGTCCTGGTTACGGGCGCAACAGGTTTTCTGGGCGGCGCGGTCGCCCGCCGCCTGGTGGCTGCTGGACATGAGGTGCGCGGCCTGGGGCGGGACGCGGCGCGCGGGGCCGAGTTGCAGGCGGCCGGGGTGACCTTTGTGCCCGCCGACCTGCGTGGGGCCGACTGGGGAACGCTGCTGCGCGGCACCGAGGCCGTGGTTCATGCGGCGGCCCGCTCGACCCTATGGGGGCGCTGGGCGGACTTCCAGGCCGACAACATTCGCCCAAGCGGTGAACTGGCCCGCGCCTGCGCGGCGGCTGGCGCGCGTCTCGTTCACGTGAGCACGCCCAGCGTGTACAACGCCACGGGCCTGACCCGGCAGGTGCGCGAGGACACGCCGCTGGGCCCCCACTTTGACAGCCTCTATGCCCGCAGCAAGTGGCTGGCCGAAGAAGCGGTGCGCGCCGCCCTGCCGGACGCCACCGTGCTGCGCCCGCGCGGCATCTACGGCGTGGGAGACACCAGTCTGGTGCCTCGGCTGGCCCGCGCGCTGAAGACTGGGCGGCTGCCCCGCCTGACGCGGGCTGAGGTCTGGACCGAACTGACCCATGTACGCAACGTGGTTCAGGCCGCCGAACTGGCCCTGGCCCGCCCCGCGCCGGGGGTCTTCAACGTGACTGACGGGCAGGCAGTCCCCCTCTGGGCCACGGTTGACCGCCTGGCCGACGCGCTGGCGTTGCCCCGCCCGGCCCGTTACGTTCCCGCGCGGCTGGTGGAGGGCGCGGCCCACCTCCTCGAACTGGGTGCGCGGCTTCACCCGGCCCGGCCCGAGCCGCCGCTGACGGCCAGCGGCGTGCGCCTGCTGACCCGTCCCATGACGCTGGACCTGACCCGAGCCCGCGAGCGCCTGGGCTACGTGCCCGCCGTGACCCCAGAGGCGGGCCTGGCCGACGTTTTCGCCCACCTGAGGAGCCAACCATGAATTCAGTGCGGGTTCTTTCTCTCCAGGCCGGTGAATGCCTCAACCTGGCCGCCATCACCGAGCGCGGCGCCGCGTGGCGGGTGCAGACGTACCCGGCCGGGTTTTCGCTGCTGCTACATCCCACCCGCGGCCCGGTGCTGTTCGACACCGGCTACGGGGCGCCCGTGCTGGGGGCCATGCGCCGCTGGCCGGGGGTGCTCTACGGCCTCGTGACCCCGGTGCGCCTGCGTCCCCAGGACACCGCGCGCGCCCAGCTGGCCGTGATGGGCTTTGCGCCTCAGGACGTGCGCCACATCATCGTCTCGCACCTGCACGCCGACCATGTGGGGGGCCTGCGCGACTTTCCGCAGGCGACCTTTCACCTCAGCCGCGCGGCTTACAGACCCTTGCAGGGCCTCAGGGGCCTGCGGGCGGTGCGACGGGCCTTTTTGCCCGAAGCGCTGCCGGACGACTTTGAAGCCCGCACCGAGTGGCTGAATTTCGTGCCGGCGCCGCCTGAGCTGGCCCCCTTTCCCGAGGTGGCGGACGTGTTTGGTGACGGCACGGTGCAGGCCGTGCCGCTGCCCGGTCACGCACCCGGCATGGTGGGACTGCTGGTGCCCGAGGCCGAGGGCCTGACGGTCCTGGCCGCCGACGCCGCGTGGAGCGTGCGGGCCGGGCGCGAGGCCCGTCCGGTTCATCCCGTGGCCCGCGCCGCCTTTTTTGATCCGGTGCAGGAAGAGGCCAGCGGCGCGCAGCTGCGGGCCTTCTTGCAGGCCAATCCCCGTGCCCGCCTGCACGTCAGCCACGACACCCCGGAAGGCTGGCGGTGAGGGCCTTGCCGACCCTGCTGGCCGCGCTGGATGACACGCGGCTCACCTTTCGCCGCCGCTCCGCCCTGGAAGCCCACCAGGCGCGGCTGGCCCAGGGGCACCTGCGCTGGGTGGCCGCGCACAGTCCGGCAGTGGCCGCGCGGTTCCGGGCGGCTGGGCTGCCCCTGTCGCGCTGGCGCGAGTTACCCCCGACGGACAAGGCACAGATGCTCGCCACCTTTGACACCCTGAACACGGTGGGGGTCACGCTGGAGCAGGCCCTGGCCACGGCCCGCCGAGCGGAACAGACCCGCGAATTTACCCCGCCACTCCTGACTCCACGCGGCCCGGTCACGGTGGGGCTGTCCACCGGCACCAGCGGCACCCAGGGTGTCTTTCTAGTCAGCCCTGAGGAACAGGCGCGCTGGGCCGGCACCGTACTGCGCGCGCTGCTGCCCGGCGGGCTGGGCGGCCTGACGCGGCGGCACCGCGTCGCCTTTTTTCTGCGCGCGGACAGCCCCCTGTACCGCAGTGTGGGCAGCCAGCGGCTGACCTTCCGCTTCTTCGACCTGCTGCGGCCCCTGCCCGACCTGGTGCGGGAGGTGACAGCCTATCGGCCCACCCTGGTGGTGGGGCCGCCTGCGGTGCTGCGGGCCGTGCAGGATGCGGGGGCCGCCCTGCGCCCCGACCGTGTGGTCAGCGTGGCCGAAGTGCTGGAGGACGATGATGCCCGGCAGCTGCGCGCCTGGGGCCCGGTGGTGCAGGTGTACCAGGCCACCGAGGGGCTGCTGGCCCTGCCGTGCGAATACGGCGAGCTGCACCTGACTGAGGCGCACGTTCACTTTGACCTGGAAGCCGTGGGCGGCGGCCTGGTGCGGCCGGTCATCACCGACCTGCGGCGGCGGGCCCAGCCCTTCGTGCGGCACCGGCTGGACGATCTGCTGCGCCTGAAGGATGACCCGTGCCCCTGTGGCCGGGCGGCGCGGCGCGTGGCGGCGGTTGTGGGCCGGCAGGACGACGCCCTGCAGCTGCCGGGTCCGGGCGGCCCGGTGACCGTCTGGCCTGACTTCCTGCGGGGGGCGCTGGCAGGTGTGCCGGACCTGCGCGACTACCGCGCCGAACAGACCGGTGAGGGGGCGCTACGCCTCTTGCTTGAGCCGT
It contains:
- a CDS encoding NAD-dependent epimerase/dehydratase family protein, coding for MNVLVTGATGFLGGAVARRLVAAGHEVRGLGRDAARGAELQAAGVTFVPADLRGADWGTLLRGTEAVVHAAARSTLWGRWADFQADNIRPSGELARACAAAGARLVHVSTPSVYNATGLTRQVREDTPLGPHFDSLYARSKWLAEEAVRAALPDATVLRPRGIYGVGDTSLVPRLARALKTGRLPRLTRAEVWTELTHVRNVVQAAELALARPAPGVFNVTDGQAVPLWATVDRLADALALPRPARYVPARLVEGAAHLLELGARLHPARPEPPLTASGVRLLTRPMTLDLTRARERLGYVPAVTPEAGLADVFAHLRSQP
- a CDS encoding MBL fold metallo-hydrolase; amino-acid sequence: MNSVRVLSLQAGECLNLAAITERGAAWRVQTYPAGFSLLLHPTRGPVLFDTGYGAPVLGAMRRWPGVLYGLVTPVRLRPQDTARAQLAVMGFAPQDVRHIIVSHLHADHVGGLRDFPQATFHLSRAAYRPLQGLRGLRAVRRAFLPEALPDDFEARTEWLNFVPAPPELAPFPEVADVFGDGTVQAVPLPGHAPGMVGLLVPEAEGLTVLAADAAWSVRAGREARPVHPVARAAFFDPVQEEASGAQLRAFLQANPRARLHVSHDTPEGWR
- a CDS encoding F390 synthetase-related protein, encoding MRALPTLLAALDDTRLTFRRRSALEAHQARLAQGHLRWVAAHSPAVAARFRAAGLPLSRWRELPPTDKAQMLATFDTLNTVGVTLEQALATARRAEQTREFTPPLLTPRGPVTVGLSTGTSGTQGVFLVSPEEQARWAGTVLRALLPGGLGGLTRRHRVAFFLRADSPLYRSVGSQRLTFRFFDLLRPLPDLVREVTAYRPTLVVGPPAVLRAVQDAGAALRPDRVVSVAEVLEDDDARQLRAWGPVVQVYQATEGLLALPCEYGELHLTEAHVHFDLEAVGGGLVRPVITDLRRRAQPFVRHRLDDLLRLKDDPCPCGRAARRVAAVVGRQDDALQLPGPGGPVTVWPDFLRGALAGVPDLRDYRAEQTGEGALRLLLEPCTPETAPAATAAVLAALARSGADPAQVTLRASTLPPPVPGTKRRRVTRSWRPAAEEIL